The following proteins come from a genomic window of Bartonella apihabitans:
- the purC gene encoding phosphoribosylaminoimidazolesuccinocarboxamide synthase — MNRRNRVYEGKAKILYEGPEPGTYIQFFKDDATAFNAKKHEIIDGKGVLNNRISEYIFTQLARIGIPTHFIKRVNMREQLIKAVDMVPLEVVVRNVAAGSLSKRLGIEEGTPLPQSIIEFYYKKDKLDDPMVSEEHITAFGWATPAELEDIMQLSIRINDFLTGLFVGVGIELVDFKMEFGRLWEGDVMHIVLADEISPDSSRLWDINTKEKMDKDRFRRDMGGLIEAYQEVAKRLGIMNENEQPRPTGPVLVK; from the coding sequence ATGAACCGTCGTAACCGCGTCTATGAAGGCAAAGCGAAAATTTTATATGAAGGGCCTGAGCCCGGCACTTATATCCAGTTTTTTAAGGATGATGCTACCGCGTTCAATGCGAAAAAGCATGAAATTATTGACGGTAAAGGGGTTTTGAACAACCGCATATCGGAATATATTTTCACCCAGCTTGCACGTATCGGCATTCCGACCCACTTTATCAAACGCGTCAATATGCGCGAACAGCTCATCAAAGCTGTTGATATGGTGCCGCTTGAAGTTGTTGTTAGAAATGTTGCCGCAGGCTCTTTGTCAAAACGGCTCGGCATTGAAGAAGGCACTCCCCTTCCCCAATCGATCATCGAATTTTACTATAAAAAAGACAAGCTTGATGATCCGATGGTATCGGAAGAACATATTACTGCCTTCGGCTGGGCTACCCCTGCCGAGCTTGAGGACATTATGCAACTTTCCATAAGGATCAACGATTTTCTGACCGGTTTATTTGTTGGTGTCGGTATAGAACTTGTCGACTTCAAGATGGAATTTGGCCGATTGTGGGAAGGTGACGTTATGCATATTGTATTGGCAGACGAAATTTCACCCGATTCTTCACGCCTTTGGGACATCAACACCAAGGAAAAAATGGACAAAGACCGCTTCCGCCGCGATATGGGTGGGCTGATTGAAGCCTATCAAGAAGTTGCAAAACGGTTGGGAATCATGAATGAGAATGAACAACCCCGACCAACAGGTCCTGTTCTTGTAAAATAG
- the purS gene encoding phosphoribosylformylglycinamidine synthase subunit PurS, whose protein sequence is MKARVTVTLKTGVLDPQGKAIVGALDSLDFKGIESVRQGKVFDIVLNDLTEDEAKKQLTAMCEQLLANTVIENYRIELL, encoded by the coding sequence ATGAAAGCGCGCGTAACCGTCACCTTAAAGACAGGCGTTCTCGATCCACAGGGTAAAGCCATTGTCGGCGCTTTGGATAGCCTTGATTTCAAAGGCATCGAGTCCGTCAGACAGGGCAAAGTCTTTGACATTGTGCTTAACGATCTCACCGAAGACGAGGCAAAAAAACAACTGACAGCAATGTGTGAACAACTGCTCGCCAATACAGTTATCGAAAATTATCGGATAGAACTCCTCTAA
- the purQ gene encoding phosphoribosylformylglycinamidine synthase subunit PurQ, protein MKTAVIQLPGLNRDRDMIDALRLITGVEPLKIWQTETTIPDVDLIVIPGGFSYGDYLRCGAIAARMPVMKAVFEHAEKGTKIIGVCNGFQILVEAGLLPGALMRNASLRFACREVKLQIVNEKTAFSNAYRKGEVIRCPVAHHDGNYYADKDTIEQLEGNGQVVFRYAEGTNPNGSINDIAGIINEKGNILGLMPHPEDLIEPAHGGMDGKRLFTSALGLAA, encoded by the coding sequence ATGAAAACTGCTGTTATCCAGTTACCCGGACTAAATCGCGACCGCGATATGATTGACGCTCTCCGTTTGATTACCGGCGTAGAGCCTTTAAAGATCTGGCAGACAGAAACAACAATTCCCGATGTCGATCTTATCGTTATCCCCGGTGGCTTTTCTTACGGGGATTATCTTCGTTGTGGCGCGATTGCCGCGCGCATGCCCGTTATGAAAGCCGTGTTCGAACATGCGGAAAAAGGGACAAAGATTATCGGCGTCTGCAATGGCTTCCAAATTCTGGTCGAAGCCGGATTGCTACCCGGTGCATTGATGCGTAATGCCTCTTTGCGATTTGCTTGCCGCGAAGTCAAACTTCAAATTGTCAACGAGAAAACAGCATTCTCAAACGCTTATCGCAAAGGCGAAGTCATACGTTGTCCTGTCGCCCATCATGACGGTAACTATTATGCCGATAAAGATACTATCGAGCAACTTGAGGGGAACGGACAGGTCGTATTTCGCTATGCCGAAGGTACAAATCCGAATGGATCAATCAACGATATCGCCGGTATCATCAACGAAAAGGGCAATATCTTGGGCTTGATGCCACATCCGGAAGATCTGATCGAACCTGCCCATGGCGGAATGGACGGGAAAAGACTGTTTACTAGCGCATTAGGACTTGCAGCATGA